A genomic window from Candidatus Binatia bacterium includes:
- the asnB gene encoding asparagine synthase (glutamine-hydrolyzing), which translates to MCGIAGIFRTQSSGDDRSTIESMLAALERRGPDADGLLEEGPITLGHRRLSILDLSDAGRQPMVSASGRYVVSYNGEVYNFRDLRDELGVDPADLRSSSDTEILLLAWEKWGPAALDRMVGQWAFAIYDREERKLWLARDRFGEKPLYYHEGAGALTFASSIAALIQAPWVPRELDEDALVEYLTLRYVVAPRTVLRDVKKLPGGHLLEAGEDGTHVRSWYDPRFKPRREQLRGRSKEDLADEFGSLLVQASKRCLVSDVPVSLLLSDGIDSNSIRYAMREGGRDVSTFTYVMAKDEPGLVPIDSKGFDAPSWDLRVTPRGRLETMDEAFSRFTEPMGDGASLATWLLIRNAREHATVFVCGHGSDEVLGGYRLSQDRFRLQGMRWISYLPTVTLRALFGNKTFGPESPDRRQRRFRRTSLRKVPEAARYLIHRPLPHEDVSQILSQDGVPDTYLDTVARLYDECSDEASALDRIQEVMMRTFLAEDILSFADSVAMDSSAELRLPFLDRDLVEFVWALPDSARVHFWPGRANTKQILRFWGENHIPREIVELRKRNFNYGTIRELLAEDEGRVHDRMLGCAPLRRALPGLETWLQNPHEYFRGPWEGTVWALLSLGIWAEASGVR; encoded by the coding sequence GTGTGTGGCATCGCTGGCATCTTCCGGACGCAGAGTTCCGGCGACGACCGGTCTACCATCGAATCGATGCTGGCCGCGTTGGAACGTCGTGGGCCTGACGCCGACGGACTTCTCGAAGAAGGCCCGATCACGCTCGGCCATCGTCGACTTTCGATTCTCGACCTGAGTGACGCCGGGCGGCAACCGATGGTGAGCGCCAGTGGGCGCTACGTCGTGAGCTACAACGGCGAGGTCTACAATTTTCGCGATCTGCGCGACGAACTCGGCGTCGACCCTGCTGACCTTCGCTCGAGCTCCGATACCGAGATTCTCCTACTCGCGTGGGAGAAGTGGGGCCCGGCGGCACTCGACCGCATGGTCGGGCAGTGGGCCTTCGCGATCTACGACCGCGAGGAGCGAAAGCTCTGGCTCGCTCGGGATCGGTTCGGCGAGAAGCCGCTGTACTATCACGAGGGCGCAGGCGCGCTCACGTTCGCGTCGAGCATCGCAGCTCTGATTCAGGCGCCGTGGGTCCCTCGGGAGCTCGATGAGGACGCCCTCGTTGAGTACTTGACGCTCCGCTATGTCGTGGCGCCGCGCACCGTCCTGCGAGACGTGAAGAAGTTGCCCGGAGGCCACCTCCTCGAAGCCGGCGAAGACGGTACGCACGTCCGTTCCTGGTACGACCCCCGCTTCAAGCCGCGGCGCGAGCAGCTACGCGGGCGGAGCAAGGAGGATCTGGCAGACGAGTTCGGTTCGTTGTTGGTCCAGGCGTCGAAGCGCTGCCTCGTGAGCGATGTACCGGTGTCGCTGCTTCTGTCCGACGGCATCGACAGCAACTCGATTCGCTACGCGATGCGCGAGGGCGGTCGAGACGTCTCCACGTTTACCTATGTGATGGCGAAGGACGAGCCAGGCCTGGTGCCCATCGACAGCAAGGGGTTCGACGCGCCGAGCTGGGATCTCCGAGTTACGCCCCGCGGTCGGCTCGAGACGATGGACGAAGCGTTCTCGCGATTCACCGAGCCGATGGGCGACGGCGCCTCTCTGGCGACGTGGCTTCTCATCCGAAACGCGCGCGAGCATGCGACCGTCTTCGTATGCGGCCATGGGTCGGACGAAGTCCTCGGCGGTTATCGTCTCAGTCAGGACCGCTTTCGCCTCCAGGGCATGCGATGGATTTCCTACCTTCCGACGGTCACGCTCCGTGCCCTCTTCGGCAACAAGACGTTTGGACCCGAATCGCCCGACAGGAGGCAGCGCCGCTTTCGCCGGACGTCGCTGCGGAAGGTGCCCGAGGCCGCGCGGTATCTGATTCACCGCCCACTCCCGCACGAGGACGTCTCGCAAATCCTGAGTCAGGACGGCGTTCCCGATACCTACCTGGATACGGTCGCTCGCCTCTACGACGAGTGCAGCGACGAGGCGAGTGCACTCGACCGCATTCAGGAAGTGATGATGCGGACGTTTTTGGCGGAGGACATCCTCTCCTTCGCGGACTCCGTGGCGATGGATTCGTCGGCCGAGCTGCGGCTTCCGTTTCTCGATCGCGACCTGGTCGAGTTCGTGTGGGCGTTGCCGGATTCCGCACGTGTCCACTTCTGGCCGGGGCGGGCGAACACCAAGCAGATCCTCCGCTTCTGGGGCGAGAACCACATCCCTCGAGAAATCGTCGAGCTGCGGAAGCGGAACTTCAACTACGGCACCATTCGGGAGCTGCTCGCCGAGGATGAGGGACGAGTCCACGACCGGATGCTCGGTTGCGCGCCGCTGCGCCGTGCCCTTCCCGGCCTCGAGACGTGGCTACAGAACCCACATGAGTATTTCCGCGGTCCATGGGAAGGTACGGTATGGGCTCTACTGAGCCTCGGCATCTGGGCCGAGGCGAGCGGGGTTAGGTGA
- a CDS encoding lysylphosphatidylglycerol synthase transmembrane domain-containing protein codes for MSSTTRNVLVSLGIAAAFLFLAFRSVSLDELGGALSKFDPWYLIPAVVISFLLQIFRSWRWQLELSPLEHVPLGRIWVVTSVAYMAINLFPARLGEFVRPWLMSRRSSVSFSNVVGNLVVEKTFDSLVIVFYILLGLLTTSDLPEWVRRGAVVPATAAAVLVVLVILLWTKGEPFFDRWVIRYLPERFGDGLKKFVRALLDGMQILPNPRLVTMVFLVSLALWFLPILSSWVAIQAFSFDVPFNAALIVFIFIGFGTALPQAPGMIGTYQYACILALGLFGVEQADALAYGIVLNGIQLITLVLQGVIALPLAGVTLADFRRAREEIGTESA; via the coding sequence ATGTCTTCTACGACTCGAAACGTACTGGTGAGCCTCGGGATCGCGGCCGCGTTCCTCTTTCTGGCGTTTCGCAGCGTCTCGCTCGACGAGCTCGGCGGCGCGCTCTCCAAGTTCGACCCGTGGTACCTGATCCCAGCCGTCGTGATCAGCTTCCTGCTGCAGATCTTTCGCTCCTGGCGATGGCAGCTCGAACTAAGCCCCCTCGAGCACGTTCCGCTCGGTCGCATCTGGGTCGTGACCAGCGTCGCCTACATGGCGATCAATCTCTTTCCGGCGCGCCTGGGCGAGTTCGTTCGCCCGTGGCTGATGTCGCGGCGTTCGTCGGTGAGCTTCTCCAACGTCGTGGGCAACCTCGTCGTAGAGAAGACGTTTGATTCGCTCGTCATCGTTTTCTACATCCTCCTGGGATTGCTCACCACGAGCGATCTTCCGGAGTGGGTGCGGCGTGGGGCCGTCGTCCCCGCGACCGCGGCCGCAGTTCTCGTCGTGCTGGTCATCCTTCTGTGGACGAAGGGCGAGCCGTTCTTCGACCGCTGGGTGATTCGTTACCTGCCGGAGCGGTTCGGCGACGGTCTCAAAAAGTTTGTGCGCGCGCTTCTCGACGGCATGCAGATCCTGCCGAATCCGCGCCTTGTCACGATGGTCTTCCTCGTCTCGCTCGCGTTGTGGTTCCTGCCGATCCTATCGAGTTGGGTCGCGATCCAGGCGTTCTCGTTCGACGTTCCCTTCAATGCGGCACTGATCGTCTTCATCTTCATCGGCTTCGGAACGGCCCTGCCGCAGGCGCCGGGGATGATCGGCACCTACCAGTACGCGTGCATCCTCGCGCTCGGGCTGTTCGGGGTCGAGCAGGCGGATGCGCTCGCATACGGGATCGTGCTGAACGGCATTCAGCTCATCACACTGGTTCTTCAAGGTGTAATCGCGCTGCCGCTCGCGGGGGTGACGCTTGCAGACTTTCGGCGCGCGCGGGAGGAAATCGGAACCGAGTCGGCCTAG
- a CDS encoding ABC transporter permease/substrate-binding protein gives MSDQLALLPEYLTGHLQLTMLALLFAVAASIPLGIIATRVKWLEQPLLGTAGIIQTIPSLALLAVMVPALAFLGLQSIGFLPALIGLTLYGLLPILRNTVTGIQGVDPALTEAARGVGMTESQQLWRVDLPLALPVIVGGVRTATVWTVGIATLSTPVGATSLGNYIFSGLQTRNFTAVVVGSVAAAILALILDGLVHLLEIGVRDRRREYLLASGTVFALLFGYVAITLAAPLLQGGDVPIRIGSKAFTEQYILADIIADQVTATTGLETEKVASLGSTVVFDAVATGNIDLYVDYSGTLWATILKRPEPPLNRQEAIEVVTEYLRAEHGMTVIGSLGFENTYALAMRREEAEARSITTISDLVPFAPRMSIGADFEFFSRAEWKSIHDHYGIRFGKERQMDSALMYQAVAGDAVDVISAYSTDGRIAALDLFVLQDDKGAIPPYDALMVASRRLREEQPEVLEALQELVGTIDAGSMRAMNFDVDENGESAASVARRFLAKLRSGD, from the coding sequence GTGAGCGACCAACTCGCGCTACTGCCCGAGTATCTAACGGGGCATCTTCAGCTCACGATGCTCGCGTTGCTCTTCGCGGTCGCGGCGAGCATTCCTCTCGGCATCATCGCCACGCGCGTGAAGTGGCTCGAGCAGCCGCTGCTCGGAACCGCGGGCATCATCCAGACCATTCCGAGCCTCGCTCTGCTCGCGGTGATGGTCCCCGCGCTCGCGTTCCTCGGGCTCCAAAGCATCGGCTTCCTACCCGCGCTCATCGGCCTCACGCTGTACGGACTGCTTCCTATCCTCCGCAACACCGTGACCGGGATCCAGGGGGTCGACCCAGCGCTGACCGAGGCGGCGCGCGGTGTGGGAATGACCGAGTCGCAACAACTGTGGCGGGTCGACCTCCCGCTTGCCCTACCGGTGATCGTCGGTGGCGTGCGCACGGCCACAGTCTGGACCGTCGGCATCGCAACGCTATCGACGCCGGTCGGAGCGACGAGTCTCGGCAACTACATCTTCAGTGGTCTTCAAACGCGCAACTTCACCGCCGTCGTCGTCGGCTCCGTCGCAGCCGCCATTCTGGCCCTCATTCTCGACGGGCTCGTACACCTTCTCGAAATCGGCGTGCGCGATCGGCGACGAGAGTACCTACTCGCGTCGGGGACCGTCTTCGCCTTGCTCTTCGGTTACGTCGCGATCACCCTAGCGGCGCCGCTCCTACAGGGAGGCGACGTGCCGATCCGAATCGGTTCGAAGGCCTTCACTGAGCAGTACATTCTCGCCGACATCATCGCCGACCAGGTCACGGCGACGACTGGCCTCGAGACCGAGAAGGTCGCATCCCTCGGCTCGACCGTGGTCTTCGATGCGGTCGCGACCGGCAACATCGACCTCTACGTCGACTACTCCGGCACGCTCTGGGCAACGATCCTCAAGCGCCCGGAACCACCGCTGAACCGCCAAGAGGCGATCGAGGTCGTCACCGAGTACCTGCGCGCCGAACACGGCATGACGGTTATCGGCTCGCTCGGCTTCGAGAACACGTACGCACTGGCAATGCGGCGGGAAGAAGCGGAGGCGCGGTCCATCACCACGATCAGCGACCTCGTCCCCTTCGCGCCCCGGATGTCGATAGGCGCCGACTTCGAGTTCTTCTCACGAGCCGAATGGAAGTCGATCCACGATCACTACGGTATACGGTTCGGAAAAGAGCGGCAGATGGATTCTGCCCTGATGTACCAAGCAGTGGCGGGCGATGCGGTGGACGTCATCAGCGCGTATTCCACGGATGGACGGATCGCGGCACTCGATCTCTTCGTTCTCCAGGACGACAAGGGAGCAATCCCACCCTACGACGCACTAATGGTTGCGAGCCGGCGCCTGCGCGAGGAACAACCCGAGGTCCTCGAGGCTCTTCAGGAGCTGGTCGGAACGATCGACGCCGGCTCGATGCGCGCAATGAACTTCGACGTCGATGAGAATGGCGAATCCGCCGCGAGCGTCGCCCGCCGATTCCTCGCGAAGCTTCGGTCCGGCGACTAG
- a CDS encoding ATP-binding cassette domain-containing protein, which produces MIELEGLTKQYEGVTAVDDLSLEVQAGELLVLLGGSGCGKTTTLKMINRLIEPTRGRIRIDGEDATSVPVHELRRHIGYVFQRIGLFPHMTIAENISVTPQLLEWAPDRMARRVDELLELVELDPGEMRDRFPDALSGGQQQRVGVARALAAEPRVMLLDEPFGALDPLTRDRLQESFTQIRRKLGLTAIFVTHDMVEALILGDRIAVMDAGRLVQIGTPQELMQRPEGELVRRLMDTPRRQAQAVDALLEPVDGKAS; this is translated from the coding sequence GTGATCGAACTCGAGGGACTGACCAAGCAATACGAAGGCGTCACCGCGGTCGACGACTTGTCTCTCGAGGTGCAGGCCGGTGAGCTCCTCGTCCTCCTCGGCGGCTCCGGCTGCGGCAAAACGACGACACTCAAGATGATCAACCGGCTCATCGAGCCCACGCGAGGCCGGATCCGGATCGACGGCGAAGACGCCACGAGTGTCCCCGTTCACGAGCTTCGGAGACACATCGGCTACGTGTTCCAACGGATCGGCCTGTTCCCACACATGACGATCGCCGAGAACATCAGCGTGACACCGCAGTTGCTCGAGTGGGCCCCGGACCGGATGGCTCGACGTGTCGACGAGCTTCTCGAACTCGTCGAGCTCGATCCGGGCGAGATGCGCGATCGCTTTCCCGACGCGCTCTCGGGCGGCCAGCAGCAACGGGTCGGTGTGGCGCGAGCGCTCGCCGCCGAGCCTCGCGTGATGCTGCTCGACGAGCCGTTCGGCGCGCTCGACCCCCTGACACGCGACCGGCTGCAGGAATCGTTCACGCAGATCCGCCGCAAGCTGGGTCTGACTGCGATCTTCGTCACACACGACATGGTCGAAGCTCTGATCCTGGGCGACCGCATCGCCGTCATGGACGCGGGACGACTCGTACAAATCGGAACTCCGCAAGAGCTCATGCAGCGGCCGGAAGGCGAACTCGTTCGTCGGCTGATGGACACGCCCCGCAGGCAAGCGCAGGCGGTCGACGCCCTGCTCGAACCCGTCGATGGGAAAGCTTCGTGA
- a CDS encoding HAD family phosphatase, with protein MDRAVIFDMDGVLVDSFAPHRDSWLRAAREAGVEMTPEQFATTFGRTSREIIRRFWGDGLDDDAMRAIDDHKEALYRDMVRDDFPTMDGAVELIDALRDAGFRIAIGSSGPPENIELSVECLDRADCFEAVVTGYDVTHGKPNPEVFRLAGERLGVPKERCVVIEDAVAGVAAANAAGMASIALTGTTTRDALASASLVVDSLRELSPAAISALLGDGAPA; from the coding sequence ATGGATCGCGCCGTCATTTTTGACATGGATGGAGTTCTGGTCGACTCGTTCGCCCCGCACCGCGACAGCTGGCTCCGCGCGGCGAGAGAGGCCGGTGTGGAGATGACCCCCGAACAGTTCGCGACCACCTTCGGTCGCACGAGCCGGGAGATCATCCGCAGATTCTGGGGAGACGGTCTCGATGATGACGCGATGCGCGCCATCGACGATCACAAAGAGGCGCTCTATCGCGACATGGTGCGCGACGACTTCCCGACGATGGACGGAGCCGTCGAGTTGATCGACGCGCTCCGTGACGCGGGCTTTCGTATCGCGATCGGTTCATCAGGGCCACCGGAGAACATCGAGCTCTCGGTCGAGTGCCTCGATCGCGCGGATTGCTTCGAGGCAGTCGTGACCGGTTACGACGTGACCCACGGGAAGCCGAACCCAGAGGTCTTCCGGCTCGCGGGAGAGCGCCTCGGTGTGCCGAAGGAGCGCTGCGTCGTCATTGAAGATGCGGTGGCGGGAGTCGCCGCCGCGAACGCGGCGGGCATGGCAAGCATCGCGTTGACCGGGACGACGACGCGCGACGCACTGGCCTCGGCGAGTCTCGTCGTGGACTCGCTGCGCGAGCTGTCCCCAGCCGCGATCTCGGCATTGCTCGGCGACGGCGCGCCGGCCTAG
- a CDS encoding acyl-CoA/acyl-ACP dehydrogenase, with the protein MDISFNEEHEELRRTVKRFLDDRSDEQAVRRAMDTEQGYDEDVWKQMAQQLGLQGLIVPAEHGGAGLGVVEMMIVLEEMGSALLCAPYLSTAVLAASAVAESGTDEAKKTILPGIADGSTIATVALVDEGAGWGLGDVKMTATVDGDGFKLTGKKTYVLDGHTANVILVVARADDGLALFRVDAGAAGLERSALPTLDQTRKLANLSFSGTPALRVSTAGDVSAALERALAITLVGITAEQVGGTSRCLEMSTQYAKERLQFGRPIGSFQAIKHRCADMLVSVEFSKSAAYNAGFTAAEGNEGLAEAVHMAKSYCSEAFFKAAGDTIQIHGGMGFTWEHPAHLYFKRAKSSSLLFGGPLQHREQLAERVGIS; encoded by the coding sequence ATGGACATTTCGTTCAACGAAGAACACGAAGAGCTTCGCCGTACCGTGAAGCGTTTTCTGGATGACCGCTCCGATGAGCAGGCCGTCCGCCGCGCCATGGATACGGAGCAGGGCTACGACGAAGACGTCTGGAAGCAGATGGCGCAGCAACTCGGTCTGCAAGGCCTGATCGTTCCCGCGGAACACGGCGGGGCCGGTCTCGGCGTCGTCGAAATGATGATCGTCTTGGAAGAGATGGGTAGCGCACTTCTATGCGCCCCGTATCTGTCGACGGCCGTTCTCGCCGCATCCGCGGTCGCAGAGTCCGGAACGGACGAAGCGAAGAAGACTATCCTCCCGGGTATCGCCGACGGGTCGACCATCGCAACGGTCGCACTGGTCGACGAAGGCGCCGGCTGGGGACTGGGTGACGTCAAGATGACGGCGACCGTCGACGGCGACGGTTTCAAGCTTACCGGCAAGAAGACGTACGTACTCGACGGTCACACCGCGAACGTCATTCTGGTCGTGGCTCGTGCCGACGACGGCCTTGCGCTGTTCCGCGTCGATGCCGGCGCGGCTGGCCTCGAGCGATCGGCTCTTCCGACCCTCGATCAGACCCGGAAGCTTGCCAACCTCTCGTTCTCGGGCACACCCGCGCTACGGGTGAGCACCGCGGGTGATGTGTCTGCCGCTCTCGAGCGCGCACTGGCCATCACCCTCGTCGGGATCACCGCCGAGCAGGTGGGTGGTACATCGCGCTGCCTCGAGATGTCGACGCAGTACGCAAAGGAGCGGCTCCAGTTCGGCCGCCCGATCGGTTCATTCCAGGCGATCAAGCATCGCTGCGCCGACATGCTCGTGTCGGTCGAGTTCTCGAAGTCTGCGGCCTACAACGCCGGCTTCACCGCCGCCGAAGGCAACGAGGGCCTCGCGGAAGCAGTCCACATGGCCAAGTCCTACTGCTCCGAGGCCTTCTTCAAGGCAGCGGGCGACACCATTCAGATTCACGGTGGGATGGGCTTCACCTGGGAGCACCCCGCGCACCTGTACTTCAAGCGCGCCAAGAGCTCGAGCCTACTCTTCGGCGGCCCCCTCCAGCATCGCGAACAGCTAGCCGAGCGCGTCGGGATTTCCTGA
- a CDS encoding acyl-CoA dehydrogenase family protein has product MAKTMSEEELRQRTRTLLAEVHPDKVDRVTFRGTQFDHGLAWVHFPEGHGGLGLTPHLQAIVNDEIRKNADTFYNDIELNPIGIGMGGPVVLTYASEEWKKRLLRPMFTCEEIWCQLFSEPSAGSDVAGLSSRAVRDGDEWVVNGQKVWTTLAHISKWGMLVTRTDPDVPKHKGLSYFLLDMESEGVDVRPLYQITGEAEFNEIFLTDVRIPADRMFGAEGDGWKVAITTLMNERSALGGGSGHRKAGPTATLETLWNDRDKTNTSVAADAIMRDRVTQLHIESELLRVTALRARATQTTGGNPGPEGSVGKLAQSEIYKRTWETCLDVLGKDSLMFEEGYELRRPASEPRSPERLAKYQFLRSRANSIEGGTSEVMRNILGERVLGLPGEPRVDKAVAWKDIPRS; this is encoded by the coding sequence ATGGCAAAGACGATGAGCGAAGAAGAGCTTCGCCAGCGCACACGAACGCTGCTTGCGGAAGTGCATCCCGACAAGGTGGATCGGGTGACCTTCCGCGGAACGCAGTTCGATCACGGCCTGGCTTGGGTCCATTTCCCCGAAGGACACGGCGGGCTCGGCCTCACGCCGCACCTCCAGGCGATCGTCAACGACGAGATCCGCAAAAACGCGGACACGTTCTACAACGACATCGAGCTCAACCCAATCGGCATCGGCATGGGCGGCCCGGTCGTCCTCACCTACGCCTCCGAAGAGTGGAAGAAGCGCCTGCTGCGCCCGATGTTCACCTGCGAGGAGATCTGGTGCCAGCTCTTCAGCGAGCCGAGCGCGGGCTCCGACGTCGCCGGACTCTCGTCCCGCGCCGTTCGTGACGGCGACGAGTGGGTCGTGAACGGCCAGAAGGTCTGGACCACGCTCGCGCACATCTCAAAGTGGGGCATGCTCGTCACTCGGACCGACCCCGACGTGCCCAAGCACAAGGGCCTCTCGTACTTCCTGCTCGACATGGAAAGCGAAGGTGTCGACGTTCGGCCGCTCTACCAGATCACCGGCGAGGCCGAGTTCAACGAGATCTTCCTGACCGACGTTCGGATCCCTGCGGATCGCATGTTCGGCGCAGAGGGCGACGGCTGGAAGGTCGCGATCACGACGCTCATGAACGAGCGCTCCGCACTCGGTGGTGGCTCCGGTCACCGCAAAGCCGGACCAACAGCGACACTCGAAACCCTCTGGAACGACCGCGACAAGACGAACACCTCGGTCGCAGCAGACGCGATCATGCGCGACCGTGTGACGCAGCTCCACATCGAGTCGGAGCTCCTTCGCGTCACGGCACTGCGCGCACGTGCAACCCAGACGACGGGCGGCAACCCCGGGCCCGAAGGCTCCGTCGGCAAACTCGCCCAGTCCGAGATCTACAAGCGGACCTGGGAAACGTGTCTCGACGTTCTCGGCAAGGACTCGCTGATGTTCGAAGAGGGCTACGAGCTTCGTCGCCCCGCGAGTGAGCCGCGCAGTCCCGAGCGACTCGCGAAGTACCAGTTCCTCCGTTCGCGGGCGAACTCAATCGAAGGTGGCACCTCCGAGGTCATGCGCAACATTCTCGGTGAGCGTGTCCTGGGCCTTCCCGGTGAGCCGCGCGTCGACAAAGCGGTCGCCTGGAAAGACATCCCCCGCAGCTGA